Part of the Natrinema sp. CBA1119 genome, GCCCTTTTCGGCGACGATGAGCGTGTGCTCGAACTGGCCCATCCCTTCGGAGTTCATCCGGAAGTACGCCTGGATGGGCATCTCGACGACCGTGTCCTCGGGAACATAGACGAAGGAGCCGCCCGACCAGATCGCACCGTGGAGCGCGGCGAATTTATTGTCGCTCGGCGGAACGCACTTCGTCATGAAGTACTCTTTGACGATATCGGGGTGCTCCTGGACCGCTTTGTCCATATCCATGAAGACGATGCCCCTCTCTTCCCACTGATCCTTCATGTTTTGGTAGACGATTTCGGACTCGTACTGGGCGCCGACGCCGGAGAGAGCGTTCTTCTCGGCCTCGGGGATGCCGAGCTTGTCGAAGGTGTCCTTGATGTCCTCGGGGAGCTCATCCCAGTCGTCGACGGCGCCGCGGACGTCAACGTCCGGCCGGATGTAGGGGATGATTTCGGCGACGTCAACCTCCGAGAGGTCGGGCTGCCCCGGCCAGTCCGTCGGAACCGGCATATTCTGCTCTATTGAAAATGCGGTACGGCGGTAGGATCATAGTTTTTCAGCGGTCAGTTTGATGTTGTGAAGAGCGAACATCAGGATGATCTCTCGAAACTGTCGGTACCAGAACCGCGAACGCAAGGCGGAGTCTTGCGTTCGCTTCGTGGTTAAGTAGGACGTTTCTGCCATCCATCGTTGCGTGTACCCGCTGGCCCGGTTGAGTGCGTTATGCGCAGCAGCCATCGGTGTCGACCCACGGTGATGAACGAGGTAGTCGAGATTTAGCCCAGATAGCTCGTATTCGGTGTGCCAGTCCTGGAAGCCGTTATCGGCGACTACGGCCCGCAGGTCGTCCGCGTTCCGGCGGACGACCCGCGGGCCAGCCTTCGTATCGTGCTCTCGCTCAATGCAGCAATGAACGTCAAGCACCGCCAGAGACTCTGTATCAGTCAGTGTCGTCGCTTTGATCGTCTTAACCGTTCGATCTCGCCGCTGGAGGTAGTACTGCGAGGCTTGCTTGCGTTCGAAGAATGTGCTATCTAGGGCGACGTGTCCGGACTGGCGGTGTTGCTGCGCTGAAACGCGCAGCAACGCCCGCCAAACGTACATCGCATACCGATCGAGTGAGTGGTAGAACGTCGTTGGATCAGGCAACGCGTCCGGATGGAGCCCAAGACGTTCGCACACCT contains:
- a CDS encoding transposase gives rise to the protein MAVALLDFVGKGLHAAKQALGNRAGRPASGGLPREAHIVAHCLRKEEGHTFTELVDRLGLMPEVCERLGLHPDALPDPTTFYHSLDRYAMYVWRALLRVSAQQHRQSGHVALDSTFFERKQASQYYLQRRDRTVKTIKATTLTDTESLAVLDVHCCIEREHDTKAGPRVVRRNADDLRAVVADNGFQDWHTEYELSGLNLDYLVHHRGSTPMAAAHNALNRASGYTQRWMAETSYLTTKRTQDSALRSRFWYRQFREIILMFALHNIKLTAEKL